A section of the candidate division WOR-3 bacterium genome encodes:
- a CDS encoding MBL fold metallo-hydrolase, translated as MVNVTALSLLMLCFAVPIMAEGQFEKDVIETSAGDLEITFIGHGTLMFEVDGKVIHVDPWSRLADYSKLPRADLVLVTHHHGDHLDPAAIEKISKDNTIIVLTEICAETFEGGVVMKNGDAQNFMGIDVLAVPAYNIVHKRDSGEPFHPKGEGNGYILAFGDTRVYIAGDTENTPEMKALEDIDIAFLPMNLPYTMTPEMVADAVIAFKPKVLYPYHYGETDLSKLDELLKDNKNTEVRIRKME; from the coding sequence ATGGTAAATGTGACTGCGCTTTCATTATTAATGTTGTGTTTTGCAGTGCCGATTATGGCAGAGGGTCAGTTTGAAAAGGACGTCATCGAGACATCTGCAGGAGATCTTGAAATTACTTTCATCGGGCATGGTACGTTGATGTTTGAAGTTGATGGCAAAGTCATCCATGTTGATCCCTGGAGCAGACTGGCAGATTACTCGAAATTGCCGAGAGCCGATCTGGTTTTGGTGACTCACCATCACGGTGATCATCTTGATCCTGCTGCGATTGAGAAGATCAGTAAAGATAACACGATAATTGTGCTTACAGAAATCTGCGCAGAAACCTTTGAAGGTGGTGTTGTCATGAAAAACGGCGACGCACAGAATTTCATGGGGATCGATGTTCTTGCTGTACCGGCTTATAACATTGTGCACAAGCGGGACAGCGGAGAACCATTTCATCCCAAAGGTGAGGGCAACGGTTATATTCTTGCTTTTGGAGATACTCGTGTCTATATTGCCGGTGATACGGAGAATACGCCCGAAATGAAAGCCCTGGAGGATATTGACATTGCTTTTCTGCCGATGAACCTTCCGTATACCATGACGCCTGAAATGGTCGCAGATGCGGTAATTGCGTTCAAACCGAAGGTGTTGTACCCGTATCATTACGGGGAAACAGACCTTTCTAAACTTGATGAATTACTCAAGGATAATAAGAATACAGAGGTGCGGATACGAAAAATGGAGTGA
- a CDS encoding arginine deiminase family protein, producing the protein MFTRAIVRTPGRSIINGVTTADLGIPDYKRVLQQHERYIEALRQCGLEVTIMLPQEEYPDSTFVEDCAVLAERCAIIGNLGVGSRKGEESSIEKALRSHYADIRFVRHPGTLEGGDVLRVGEHFYVGITRRTNVKGAEQLISILGDFGYTASTVPVVSALHLKTGVAYLGDNNIVLAGEFVDNPAFADHNAIVIDDDESYAANCIRVNDYVLMPAGYRESRKKITGAGFSVIEIDVSEFRKIDGGISCLSLRH; encoded by the coding sequence ATGTTTACTAGAGCAATAGTCAGGACGCCGGGGCGGTCAATAATCAATGGTGTGACGACTGCGGATTTAGGAATACCCGATTACAAAAGGGTTTTACAGCAGCATGAGAGGTATATTGAGGCGCTGAGACAGTGCGGACTCGAGGTGACGATAATGCTACCGCAGGAGGAGTATCCCGATTCCACGTTTGTTGAAGACTGCGCCGTGCTTGCGGAAAGATGCGCGATAATAGGAAATCTCGGAGTTGGCAGCAGAAAGGGAGAGGAGTCCAGCATCGAAAAAGCCCTGCGGAGTCATTATGCTGACATCAGATTCGTGAGACACCCGGGAACACTTGAGGGCGGTGATGTGTTGAGAGTTGGTGAGCATTTCTACGTCGGTATCACTAGAAGGACGAATGTTAAAGGAGCAGAGCAATTGATTAGTATTCTGGGTGATTTTGGCTATACCGCGTCAACGGTTCCCGTGGTCAGCGCCTTGCACCTTAAGACCGGGGTGGCGTACCTTGGTGACAATAATATTGTTCTGGCAGGCGAATTTGTCGATAATCCTGCTTTTGCTGATCATAACGCGATTGTCATAGATGACGACGAAAGTTATGCGGCGAATTGCATAAGAGTTAACGATTATGTTCTTATGCCGGCAGGATATAGAGAATCCAGAAAGAAGATCACAGGCGCCGGCTTTTCGGTTATTGAGATCGACGTTTCAGAATTTCGCAAAATCGACGGCGGAATCAGTTGCCTGTCCCTTAGACATTAG
- a CDS encoding T9SS type A sorting domain-containing protein: MNRREFIKILLGGGASVLLNRTYAHHLPSLLQRSATLPPPQVNTFSSEIIMNSRRSYHGGYSGTLSEQILANALWAGSRAPVIGTDRTIYVALPDNVYEYDPVLHDIILHQSGNHLSESNLAFEIGVASNLAEDAGTALHYAHLAAISFWNTTSSQPSCCPKESARNNANSTWNPSQSVQIANCYGLMGTVSGVTSQCVAISSNGSLPDPSTDGPVILETALGNLNYGDEFMSTELNLEQLSQLAWASYGNTPHTTSNNRGGLTAASAVANYYLTGRIYMVRSEGVERYHIRLPSGQPSTRDHRIERVTDGDRRPQLRSAVPRIPQTAPAYFVYCAATADRWQLIEAGYCAAGALLQASSMELQGYFTAGFDSTERTAIINALGIPATDLPLMVFSGGQEPVGIGESGSGATQSLSAYPNPFSHSTDIRYQITDNRIVNGEKGVRLRIYDASGRLVRDFGQLSAIGYHSSVKWDGVDEIGRRVPEGNYYIVIKTASKEYRQKITKIR; encoded by the coding sequence ATGAACCGAAGAGAATTCATAAAGATTTTGCTGGGAGGGGGAGCCAGTGTTTTACTTAACCGTACCTATGCTCATCATCTACCTTCGCTACTCCAGCGTTCGGCAACCTTACCACCTCCTCAGGTCAACACATTTTCGTCAGAGATAATAATGAACAGCCGCAGGTCATATCACGGCGGATACAGCGGTACATTATCCGAACAGATCCTTGCAAATGCGCTGTGGGCAGGTTCCAGGGCACCTGTCATCGGTACGGACCGTACGATATATGTAGCACTGCCGGACAATGTATACGAATATGATCCGGTGCTGCACGACATCATACTACATCAATCGGGTAACCATCTATCTGAATCAAACCTCGCATTTGAGATCGGTGTTGCCAGCAACCTTGCTGAAGATGCCGGCACAGCGCTTCATTATGCACACCTGGCGGCGATATCCTTTTGGAATACCACGAGCAGCCAGCCTTCCTGTTGTCCAAAAGAAAGCGCCCGGAATAATGCCAACAGTACCTGGAACCCAAGCCAGAGCGTTCAGATAGCCAATTGCTACGGACTGATGGGTACGGTCAGCGGCGTGACTTCACAATGCGTCGCCATTTCATCAAACGGCAGTCTGCCGGATCCGTCGACTGACGGCCCAGTAATTCTGGAAACTGCTCTTGGTAACCTCAACTATGGTGACGAGTTCATGAGCACTGAGCTGAACCTTGAGCAGCTCTCTCAACTCGCCTGGGCATCCTATGGCAATACGCCCCACACTACATCCAATAATCGCGGCGGCCTGACAGCAGCTTCGGCCGTGGCAAATTATTACCTGACCGGTCGTATCTACATGGTTCGTTCTGAGGGCGTTGAAAGATATCATATTCGCCTGCCTTCGGGCCAACCATCAACCAGGGATCACCGTATCGAACGCGTGACCGATGGAGACCGGAGACCGCAACTGCGGTCCGCAGTACCACGCATCCCGCAGACCGCACCCGCCTATTTTGTTTACTGTGCGGCGACGGCAGACCGATGGCAACTGATCGAAGCTGGATACTGCGCAGCCGGTGCGCTGCTTCAGGCGAGCTCAATGGAATTGCAGGGATATTTTACGGCCGGCTTCGATTCGACAGAAAGAACGGCAATAATCAATGCTCTGGGCATACCGGCCACAGATCTACCGCTCATGGTCTTCTCAGGTGGACAGGAACCTGTGGGGATCGGCGAAAGCGGCAGTGGTGCCACACAGTCGCTCAGTGCATATCCTAATCCGTTCAGCCATTCGACTGATATACGATATCAGATAACGGATAACAGGATTGTGAACGGCGAAAAGGGTGTAAGGCTCAGGATATATGACGCAAGCGGTAGGCTGGTCAGGGATTTTGGGCAGTTATCAGCCATCGGTTATCACTCATCGGTAAAGTGGGATGGTGTTGATGAGATTGGAAGGAGAGTGCCTGAAGGCAATTACTACATTGTCATCAAAACCGCTTCAAAGGAATACCGGCAGAAGATAACGAAGATTAGATAG
- the hgcB gene encoding mercury methylation ferredoxin HgcB produces the protein MRSKYLEPTLKYDAELCTGCGMCSTVCPHGVFAQNDGTAQLVRPADCMECGACALNCPVSAITVDSGTGCATAQMIAALRRTKEPTCDCGCC, from the coding sequence ATGAGAAGTAAATACCTCGAACCCACGCTGAAATATGATGCCGAACTGTGTACGGGCTGTGGCATGTGCAGCACTGTTTGCCCGCACGGTGTCTTCGCTCAAAATGACGGCACTGCCCAACTTGTCAGACCAGCTGATTGCATGGAATGCGGCGCGTGCGCACTCAACTGTCCGGTCAGCGCCATCACTGTTGACTCAGGAACCGGCTGCGCCACCGCGCAGATGATCGCCGCCCTTAGGCGAACTAAAGAACCCACTTGCGATTGCGGCTGCTGCTGA
- the hgcA gene encoding mercury methylation corrinoid protein HgcA, with amino-acid sequence MIKPTTSNITLSDKLQHFFARVGLRRNRFRVQPGLYTLGKPNKESHVFVTANYGLSFNKLREALAGVDCYILVLDTKGINVWCAAGKGTFGTEELIHRIKDVELEQYVSHRLLILPQLGASGVAAHETEKRTGFKVEYGPVRADDIPAYLETHKATPQMRLVRFDLSDRLTLVPVELTHMILPTALLVAILYYVSGPIPALAALVIIVTGLMIFPIVIPWIPTPNFSTKGFILGGIVALPFFLIVLLTNPMAAWWKSIGWAFPYLLVMPSLVAFITLNYTGATPFTSKSGVAREIFSYFPIMFWMFCAGAIIGLVFRFVR; translated from the coding sequence ATGATAAAACCGACAACAAGCAACATTACTTTGAGCGACAAACTTCAACACTTTTTCGCGCGTGTCGGCTTGAGACGTAACAGGTTTCGCGTCCAACCAGGTCTTTACACATTAGGAAAACCCAACAAAGAATCACATGTGTTCGTAACTGCAAACTACGGTCTCAGTTTTAACAAACTCCGCGAAGCTCTTGCCGGGGTCGATTGTTACATTCTCGTTCTTGACACAAAAGGGATCAACGTATGGTGCGCTGCCGGAAAGGGCACCTTCGGTACTGAAGAACTCATCCATCGAATAAAGGATGTGGAGCTTGAACAGTACGTCAGTCACCGTTTGCTTATCCTGCCTCAACTCGGCGCTTCAGGAGTCGCGGCCCACGAAACAGAGAAAAGAACCGGTTTCAAAGTTGAGTATGGTCCGGTAAGAGCAGACGATATTCCTGCATATCTAGAAACTCATAAGGCAACACCTCAGATGCGTCTCGTGCGTTTTGACCTATCGGACCGATTGACATTGGTCCCCGTCGAGTTAACTCACATGATACTGCCGACAGCACTTCTCGTGGCCATACTATATTATGTTAGCGGTCCGATTCCTGCTCTCGCCGCGCTCGTGATTATCGTAACCGGTCTGATGATATTCCCAATTGTCATTCCGTGGATTCCCACACCCAACTTCAGCACTAAGGGATTCATACTTGGTGGAATTGTCGCATTACCCTTTTTTCTCATAGTGCTCTTAACCAATCCAATGGCAGCGTGGTGGAAAAGCATCGGCTGGGCGTTCCCCTATCTACTGGTCATGCCATCTCTCGTTGCTTTTATAACCCTCAATTACACAGGTGCGACGCCGTTTACCTCAAAAAGCGGCGTGGCACGGGAGATATTTTCGTATTTTCCCATAATGTTCTGGATGTTTTGTGCTGGCGCAATCATCGGGTTGGTGTTCAGGTTTGTCCGCTAG